One Glycine max cultivar Williams 82 chromosome 3, Glycine_max_v4.0, whole genome shotgun sequence DNA window includes the following coding sequences:
- the LOC100526884 gene encoding uncharacterized protein LOC100526884, whose translation MLAGYAYTEKMHWRHLGNIRANKPSAAEWLDQLPKQKWVQCFDEGKRWGHMTTNLSESVNSMFKNTRHLPVSSLVEETYFKTAQLFANRGRQTQAMINSGSQYSEVVFDAINSGQQESNTHIVNEFDRHNHTFIITETQSPLETPRPPGRFRVMLQS comes from the exons ATGTTGGCTG GGTACGCATACACAGAGAAGATGCACTGGCGACATCTTGGGAATATTCGTGCGAATAAGCCAAGTGCAGCTGAATGGCTTGATCAATTACCCAAACAAAAATGGGTACAATGCTTTGATGAGGGGAAGCGTTGGGGACATATGACTACCAATTTGTCGGAGTCTGTTAATTCCATGTTCAAAAACACAAGACATTTGCCGGTGTCATCATTGGTTGAGGAGACCTATTTCAAGACCGCACAACTCTTTGCTAATAGAGGTCGACAAACTCAGGCAATGATCAACTCCGGCTCACAGTATTCTGAAGTCGTCTTCGATGCAATCAATAGTGGTCAACAAGAATCTAATACACACATTGTAAATGAATTCGACAGACACAATCACACTTTTATTATAACCGAGACTCAATCCCCACTTGAAACACCCAGACCACCTGGAAGGTTTAGAGTAATGTTACAATCCTAA